From Actinosynnema mirum DSM 43827, a single genomic window includes:
- a CDS encoding SDR family NAD(P)-dependent oxidoreductase translates to MEQRVAVVTGAAQGMGLRIAELLRAEGYSVVGFDLSATEGGVVGDVSSEEDVARLAAHVGDRVDVLVNNAGIAAITPFEETSPQLWRRVMEINLTGPFLLSQALGAKMLARGSGSIVNIASVAGLSGVADRAAYNASKHGLIGMTRTLAVEWGGRGVRVNAVCPGWVKTEMDVESQAGGHYGDSDITDHVPMGRFAVPGDIAQAVAFLADPERSGFVNGVALPVDGGWTADGSWQSLRLSKR, encoded by the coding sequence ATGGAGCAACGAGTTGCCGTCGTGACCGGCGCCGCGCAGGGCATGGGGTTGAGGATCGCCGAGCTGCTGCGGGCCGAGGGGTACTCCGTCGTGGGGTTCGACCTCTCGGCCACCGAGGGCGGGGTGGTCGGGGACGTGTCGTCCGAGGAGGACGTGGCCCGGCTGGCCGCGCACGTCGGCGACCGGGTGGACGTGCTGGTCAACAACGCGGGCATCGCCGCCATCACGCCCTTCGAGGAGACCAGCCCGCAGCTGTGGCGGCGGGTCATGGAGATCAACCTCACCGGGCCGTTCCTGCTCTCGCAGGCGCTCGGCGCGAAGATGCTCGCGCGCGGCTCCGGCTCGATCGTCAACATCGCCTCGGTGGCCGGGCTGAGCGGCGTGGCGGACCGGGCCGCCTACAACGCCAGCAAGCACGGCCTGATCGGCATGACGCGCACGCTGGCCGTCGAGTGGGGCGGGCGCGGGGTGCGGGTCAACGCGGTCTGCCCCGGCTGGGTCAAGACCGAGATGGACGTCGAGTCGCAGGCGGGTGGGCACTACGGCGACAGCGACATCACCGACCACGTCCCCATGGGGCGCTTCGCCGTCCCCGGCGACATCGCGCAGGCCGTCGCGTTCCTGGCCGACCCCGAGCGCAGCGGGTTCGTCAACGGCGTGGCGCTGCCGGTCGACGGCGGGTGGACCGCCGACGGGTCCTGGCAGTCGCTGCGGCTGTCCAAGCGCTGA
- a CDS encoding inositol-3-phosphate synthase: protein MGDKRRTVRVAIVGVGNCAASLVQGVQYYRDADPDTRVPGLMHVRFGDYHVRDVEFVAAFDVDAKKVGTDLSEAIFASENNTIKLADVPPLGVTVQRGHTYDGLGKFYLETIEESDAEPVDVVAALREAEVDVLVSYLPVGSEDADRFYAQACIDAGVAFVNALPVFIASDPEWAEKFRAAGVPIVGDDIKSQVGATITHRVLAKLFEDRGVQLDRTMQLNVGGNMDFLNMKEMERLESKKVSKTQAVTSQVDRDMGKRNVHIGPSDYVAWLDDRKWAYVRLEGRAFGDVPLNLEYKLEVWDSPNSAGIIIDAVRAAKIALDRGIGGPILSASSYFMKSPPEQYDDTEAREAVEKFIRGEVER, encoded by the coding sequence ATGGGCGACAAGCGCCGCACTGTTCGAGTGGCCATCGTCGGAGTGGGCAACTGCGCGGCGTCGCTGGTGCAGGGTGTCCAGTACTACCGCGATGCCGACCCGGACACGCGCGTTCCCGGCCTGATGCACGTCCGGTTCGGCGACTACCACGTGCGCGACGTCGAGTTCGTCGCCGCGTTCGACGTCGACGCCAAGAAGGTCGGGACGGACCTCTCGGAGGCGATCTTCGCCAGCGAGAACAACACCATCAAGCTCGCGGACGTGCCGCCCCTCGGCGTGACCGTGCAGCGCGGCCACACCTACGACGGCCTCGGCAAGTTCTACCTGGAGACCATCGAGGAGTCCGACGCCGAGCCCGTGGACGTCGTCGCGGCGCTGCGCGAGGCCGAGGTCGACGTGCTGGTGTCCTACCTGCCGGTGGGCTCCGAGGACGCGGACCGCTTCTACGCGCAGGCGTGCATCGACGCGGGCGTGGCGTTCGTGAACGCCCTGCCGGTGTTCATCGCCTCCGACCCCGAGTGGGCCGAGAAGTTCCGCGCGGCGGGCGTGCCGATCGTCGGCGACGACATCAAGTCCCAGGTCGGCGCGACCATCACGCACCGCGTGCTGGCCAAGCTGTTCGAGGACCGGGGCGTCCAGCTCGACCGCACCATGCAGCTGAACGTGGGCGGCAACATGGACTTCCTGAACATGAAGGAGATGGAGCGCCTGGAGTCCAAGAAGGTCTCCAAGACGCAGGCCGTCACCTCCCAGGTCGACCGGGACATGGGCAAGCGGAACGTCCACATCGGACCGTCGGACTACGTGGCGTGGCTCGACGACCGCAAGTGGGCGTACGTGCGGCTCGAGGGCCGGGCGTTCGGCGACGTGCCGCTGAACCTGGAGTACAAGCTCGAGGTGTGGGACTCGCCGAACTCGGCGGGCATCATCATCGACGCGGTGCGCGCGGCGAAGATCGCCCTGGACCGGGGGATCGGCGGGCCGATCCTGTCGGCGTCGTCGTACTTCATGAAGTCCCCGCCGGAGCAGTACGACGACACCGAGGCGCGCGAGGCCGTGGAGAAGTTCATCCGCGGCGAGGTCGAGCGCTGA
- a CDS encoding PadR family transcriptional regulator produces the protein MLEFAILGLLHEAPMHGYELRKRLHGLLGAFRAFSYGTLYPALRRLQRDGLIVEEAPGEEERSWGRRTRKVYRLTAEGKERFGELLADAGPQTWDDDSFGVHLAFFSRTPAEVRVRILEGRRRRVEERREGLRSSLAETGERIDRYTRELHRMGLESSEREVRWLNELIAHEQAELGERDE, from the coding sequence GTGTTGGAGTTCGCGATCCTCGGCCTGCTGCACGAGGCGCCCATGCACGGCTACGAGCTGCGCAAGCGGCTGCACGGCCTGCTCGGGGCGTTCAGGGCCTTCTCCTACGGGACCCTGTACCCCGCGCTGCGCCGGTTGCAACGCGACGGGCTGATCGTGGAGGAGGCCCCCGGTGAGGAGGAGCGCTCCTGGGGTCGCCGGACGCGGAAGGTCTACCGGCTGACCGCTGAGGGCAAGGAGAGGTTCGGGGAGCTGCTGGCCGACGCCGGGCCCCAGACCTGGGACGACGACTCGTTCGGCGTGCACCTCGCCTTCTTCTCCCGAACTCCCGCCGAGGTCAGGGTGCGCATCCTCGAAGGCCGCAGGCGGCGGGTCGAGGAGCGCAGGGAGGGCCTCCGGTCCTCCTTAGCCGAGACCGGGGAGCGGATCGACCGCTACACCCGCGAGCTGCACCGCATGGGGCTGGAGAGCAGCGAGCGCGAGGTGCGGTGGCTCAACGAGCTGATCGCCCACGAGCAGGCCGAGCTGGGTGAGCGGGACGAATGA
- a CDS encoding DUF5318 domain-containing protein, with protein MLTQRQVVDYALQRRALLAGVHAGRVGTMEVCDASPYLLRAAKFHGEPSDVTCPVCRKEPLTLVSWVYGDELKHAAGSARTPEELGRMANLFEEFSVYVVEVCRTCSWNHLVQSYVLGTRGIGSTKPRRRTASE; from the coding sequence GTGCTGACCCAACGCCAGGTCGTGGACTACGCCCTGCAGCGCAGAGCGCTGCTCGCGGGGGTCCACGCTGGCCGGGTGGGCACCATGGAGGTGTGCGACGCCAGCCCGTACCTGCTGCGAGCTGCGAAGTTCCACGGCGAGCCGAGCGACGTGACGTGCCCGGTGTGCCGCAAGGAGCCGCTCACCCTGGTGTCCTGGGTCTACGGTGACGAGCTCAAGCACGCGGCCGGGTCCGCGCGCACGCCGGAGGAGCTCGGGCGGATGGCTAACCTCTTCGAGGAGTTCTCCGTCTACGTGGTTGAAGTTTGCCGCACGTGCAGTTGGAACCACCTGGTGCAGTCATACGTCCTGGGGACGCGGGGGATTGGCTCGACCAAACCCCGCCGCAGGACCGCGTCGGAGTGA
- a CDS encoding transglycosylase domain-containing protein, giving the protein MRPPMPPGGPRRPGPGGPVPPGGHLGAGGPGGPRRPGGPGGPGPDRRPGEEPTDMLPALTPPPPPKREPDLLTHREADEEIDAFYEGDEDDYDDELTDDEERALRRKKIWRRVRRVSYVALGLMILSPVVAFAIAYQVIDVPNPEDVAAKQGKAITLLYSDGSPMTTIADSGSNRSMITYEELPEVVKNAVFAAEDPTFMTNPGFDFTAIARAVWYQVKGGDSGGSGLTQQYVKKATEDESATLTRKFNEMVRAYKMSKQQKKEDILAAYLNTIYFGRSAYGVKTAAKMYFNKDLKDVSQAEAALLAGMIQNPGRSEETEYVKERWEYVRGQLVKNGMIDQATADSMAQPPMAPLEEVTENALTGPRAFIQQQVFYEMAREPIGMTQEDAGRKGVVIHTTIDKKMQQAAEDSVNEVMKGEPEELKTSLTGIDPKSGAVLAYYGGSDGMGLDYATGTIQEAGSSFKPFDLVAALEDGFGLGSPFDGVSPKSFPGMDTKIRNASDPQNKCGPECPLREAMKLSLNTVFYDLVFNHTGAEAVAEAAWAAGIPKQVSVGGQKIDTLLGEGGAKPNTGIALGGDVARVRPFDMASAYATFAARGVHHEPFFVSKITDSSGETILHQHIDQKRDAFDTTNSQLNRDIADNVTEALKPIPLHSKIACAGNRECAGKTGTHELPDDASQNSKAWMVGYTKSLSTSVWMGRNEGNVALKNAAGQPIFGGGLPGQIWKKFMDKALDGTPKETFDKAKPLGQYNDPVKTTSAKPSTPSSAPPSSTSRSREEDDDKSTPPSPSRSNGNSSSTPNTGITCLPGLCPNPDPRPTGGPNPDPAIGGGRNDGGG; this is encoded by the coding sequence ATGCGCCCCCCCATGCCCCCCGGCGGTCCGCGGCGTCCCGGCCCCGGCGGCCCCGTGCCGCCCGGCGGGCACCTGGGCGCCGGTGGTCCCGGCGGTCCGCGCCGCCCCGGCGGCCCCGGCGGCCCCGGCCCCGACCGCAGGCCCGGCGAAGAGCCGACGGACATGCTCCCCGCGCTCACCCCGCCGCCCCCGCCGAAGCGCGAGCCCGACCTGCTCACGCACCGCGAGGCCGACGAGGAGATCGACGCCTTCTACGAGGGCGACGAGGACGACTACGACGACGAGCTGACCGACGACGAGGAGCGCGCCCTGCGCCGCAAGAAGATCTGGCGGCGCGTCCGCCGGGTCTCCTACGTGGCGCTCGGCCTGATGATCCTGTCGCCGGTCGTCGCGTTCGCGATCGCCTACCAGGTGATCGACGTCCCGAACCCGGAGGACGTGGCCGCCAAGCAGGGCAAGGCGATCACGCTGCTGTACTCCGACGGCTCCCCGATGACCACGATCGCGGACAGCGGGTCCAACCGGTCGATGATCACCTACGAGGAGCTGCCCGAGGTCGTCAAGAACGCCGTCTTCGCCGCCGAGGACCCGACGTTCATGACGAACCCCGGCTTCGACTTCACGGCCATCGCCCGCGCGGTCTGGTACCAGGTCAAGGGCGGCGACAGCGGTGGCTCCGGGCTGACGCAGCAGTACGTCAAGAAGGCCACCGAGGACGAGTCCGCGACCCTCACGCGCAAGTTCAACGAGATGGTCCGCGCGTACAAGATGTCCAAGCAGCAGAAGAAGGAGGACATCCTCGCGGCCTACCTGAACACGATCTACTTCGGCAGGTCGGCGTACGGCGTGAAGACCGCCGCGAAGATGTACTTCAACAAGGACCTGAAGGACGTCTCGCAGGCCGAGGCCGCCCTGCTCGCGGGCATGATCCAGAACCCCGGCCGCTCCGAGGAGACGGAGTACGTCAAGGAGCGCTGGGAGTACGTCCGGGGCCAGCTGGTCAAGAACGGCATGATCGACCAGGCCACCGCGGACTCGATGGCGCAGCCGCCGATGGCGCCGCTGGAGGAGGTCACCGAGAACGCGCTGACCGGTCCCAGGGCGTTCATCCAGCAGCAGGTGTTCTACGAGATGGCCAGGGAACCGATCGGGATGACCCAGGAGGACGCCGGCCGCAAGGGCGTCGTCATCCACACCACGATCGACAAGAAGATGCAGCAGGCCGCCGAGGACTCGGTCAACGAGGTCATGAAGGGCGAGCCCGAGGAGCTCAAGACCTCGCTCACCGGCATCGACCCGAAGTCCGGCGCGGTGCTCGCCTACTACGGCGGTTCCGACGGCATGGGCCTGGACTACGCCACCGGCACCATCCAGGAGGCGGGCTCGTCGTTCAAGCCCTTCGACCTGGTGGCGGCGCTGGAGGACGGCTTCGGCCTCGGCTCCCCGTTCGACGGCGTGTCGCCCAAGTCGTTCCCCGGCATGGACACCAAGATCCGCAACGCCTCCGACCCGCAGAACAAGTGCGGTCCGGAGTGCCCGCTGCGCGAGGCGATGAAGCTGTCGCTGAACACCGTGTTCTACGACCTGGTGTTCAACCACACCGGCGCCGAGGCGGTGGCCGAGGCGGCCTGGGCCGCAGGCATCCCGAAGCAGGTCTCGGTCGGCGGCCAGAAGATCGACACCCTGCTCGGCGAGGGCGGCGCCAAGCCCAACACCGGTATCGCGCTGGGCGGTGACGTCGCGCGGGTGCGCCCGTTCGACATGGCCTCGGCCTACGCGACGTTCGCGGCGCGCGGCGTCCACCACGAGCCGTTCTTCGTCTCGAAGATCACCGACTCGTCGGGCGAGACCATCCTGCACCAGCACATCGACCAGAAGCGCGACGCCTTCGACACGACCAACTCCCAGCTCAACCGGGACATCGCGGACAACGTGACCGAGGCGCTCAAGCCGATCCCGCTGCACTCCAAGATCGCGTGCGCGGGCAACCGCGAGTGCGCGGGCAAGACGGGAACGCACGAGCTCCCGGACGACGCCTCGCAGAACTCGAAGGCGTGGATGGTCGGCTACACCAAGTCGCTGTCGACCTCGGTGTGGATGGGCCGCAACGAGGGCAACGTGGCGCTCAAGAACGCCGCGGGACAGCCGATCTTCGGTGGCGGTCTGCCGGGTCAGATCTGGAAGAAGTTCATGGACAAGGCCCTCGACGGGACTCCGAAGGAGACCTTCGACAAGGCCAAGCCCCTCGGCCAGTACAACGACCCGGTGAAGACCACCTCGGCCAAGCCGAGCACGCCGTCCTCCGCGCCGCCGTCCTCGACGTCCAGGAGCCGCGAGGAGGACGACGACAAGTCGACCCCGCCGTCTCCGTCGAGGAGCAACGGCAACAGCTCGTCGACGCCCAACACGGGCATCACGTGCCTGCCGGGCCTGTGCCCGAACCCCGACCCGAGGCCGACCGGGGGGCCGAACCCCGATCCGGCGATCGGCGGCGGCCGGAACGACGGCGGGGGCTGA
- a CDS encoding glycosyltransferase family 87 protein: MASPSQHSQASAEDTDSLTPEERVHPTWTESLARGLSRPFGGPAGRHASLGRQWFWTPLRVVLLLTLVTLSLAFLQKSPCIQQYVDSNGVVQLDWRGGKQYTAMCYSDTIPLYTAERLDQPGMFPYKTHWFDDQGKPTEHIRYMEYPVLTGLFQWVNARMAQGWTAIAESTGLLPSPMTVIVYFDFTALWLGLAWLVTAWATLRIARRRPWDAALVAVSPLVLVHAFTNFDTLATAFATAGMLAWARSKPVLAGVLIGLGAAAKLYPLFLLGPLVLLCFRSGKMREALNTVLAAALAWLAVNLPVRLAYPEGWGEFFRLNTLRGVDPDTVYNVLVQWTGWTGFDPGLGFREPPAVLNAVTAALFLLCCAGIAVVALSAPTRPRLAQLCFLVVAAFLLTNKVWSPQYSLWLVPLAVLAVPRWKLLLAWMTVDALVWVPRMFFYLGEENKGLPIDWFLGAVLLRDAAVLLLCVVVLREIYKPSLDLVRVSGDDDPAGGVLDGAPDRRVLRLRPADRTATPA, from the coding sequence GTGGCCAGTCCTTCGCAGCACTCCCAGGCGTCAGCCGAAGACACCGACTCGCTCACACCCGAGGAACGGGTGCACCCGACGTGGACGGAGTCGCTAGCCAGAGGCTTGAGCAGGCCGTTCGGCGGGCCCGCGGGCAGGCACGCCTCGCTGGGCAGGCAGTGGTTCTGGACACCGCTGCGGGTGGTGCTGCTGCTGACCCTGGTGACGCTGTCGCTGGCGTTCCTGCAGAAGTCCCCCTGCATCCAGCAGTACGTGGACTCCAACGGGGTCGTGCAGCTCGACTGGCGGGGCGGCAAGCAGTACACCGCCATGTGCTACTCGGACACCATCCCGCTGTACACGGCGGAGCGGCTCGACCAGCCGGGCATGTTCCCCTACAAGACGCACTGGTTCGACGACCAGGGCAAGCCGACCGAGCACATCCGGTACATGGAGTACCCGGTGCTCACCGGCCTGTTCCAGTGGGTCAACGCGCGCATGGCGCAGGGCTGGACCGCGATCGCGGAGAGCACCGGTCTGCTGCCCTCGCCGATGACCGTCATCGTGTACTTCGACTTCACCGCGCTGTGGCTGGGGCTGGCCTGGCTGGTCACCGCGTGGGCGACGCTGCGGATCGCCCGCCGCAGGCCGTGGGACGCGGCGCTGGTCGCCGTCTCGCCGCTGGTGCTGGTGCACGCGTTCACCAACTTCGACACGCTGGCCACCGCGTTCGCCACCGCCGGGATGCTCGCCTGGGCGCGCAGCAAACCGGTGCTGGCGGGCGTGCTGATCGGCCTCGGCGCCGCCGCCAAGCTGTACCCGCTGTTCCTGCTCGGACCGCTGGTGCTGCTGTGCTTCAGGTCGGGGAAGATGCGCGAGGCGCTGAACACCGTGCTGGCCGCCGCGCTGGCGTGGCTGGCGGTGAACCTGCCGGTCCGGCTGGCCTACCCGGAGGGCTGGGGCGAGTTCTTCCGGCTCAACACCCTCCGGGGCGTGGACCCGGACACGGTCTACAACGTGCTGGTGCAGTGGACCGGCTGGACCGGGTTCGACCCCGGCCTCGGCTTCCGCGAGCCGCCCGCCGTGCTGAACGCGGTCACCGCCGCGCTGTTCCTGCTGTGCTGCGCGGGGATCGCGGTGGTGGCGCTGTCCGCGCCGACCAGGCCCCGGCTGGCCCAGCTGTGCTTCCTGGTGGTGGCGGCGTTCCTGCTGACCAACAAGGTGTGGAGCCCGCAGTACTCGCTGTGGCTGGTGCCGCTGGCCGTGCTGGCGGTGCCGAGGTGGAAGCTGCTGCTGGCCTGGATGACCGTGGACGCGCTGGTGTGGGTGCCCAGGATGTTCTTCTACCTCGGCGAGGAGAACAAGGGCCTGCCGATCGACTGGTTCCTCGGCGCGGTGCTGCTGCGGGACGCGGCGGTGCTGCTGCTGTGCGTGGTCGTGCTGCGGGAGATCTACAAGCCCTCGCTGGACCTGGTGCGGGTCTCCGGCGACGACGACCCGGCGGGCGGCGTGCTCGACGGCGCCCCCGACCGCAGGGTGCTGCGGCTGCGGCCCGCCGACCGGACGGCCACGCCCGCCTGA
- a CDS encoding glycosyltransferase family 87 protein, whose amino-acid sequence MSTTREAVAPLVDAGTRTRRFGRAALAALVLLCGLTLLAGFANKDRCTGPEFDQWGRTQPDYDVRNKEEVCYSDIQHLWIGRDVDRHVFPYVHGSITPKGVLVGGVVEYPVLTGLLIWGGAIFAHNDAEFLLFSALLMAPFGLATGWLLGKLARWRALLWAVGPPLVLYAYHNWDLPVVFCAVAAAYVVQRGWGRRGADRPLLDRALVASVLLGLGFAFKIYPAIFVLPLALHVLTAQRGRYDVVGAVKVALASIVTVVVVNLPFAIFGLEGWKASFAFQGMRRVDITTNSVWYWSMRPFMSDDAMQAIVGVLSPMTMLISFGLACWIGWLRFTREGVYPWIPVSAAMLCGFLLLHKVHSPQYTLWLVPMLVLMRVPLTWTFAYFAADLAMGIGIFRWYYAIEQGQPSGIYDGFSAQAVVIGVWGRAALLVALFYLFLKSDVVPSARERVANHLAPSPPPSPAQT is encoded by the coding sequence ATGAGCACGACACGGGAGGCGGTGGCCCCGCTGGTGGACGCCGGTACGCGCACCCGGCGGTTCGGCCGCGCGGCGCTGGCCGCGCTGGTCCTCCTGTGCGGCCTGACCCTGCTCGCGGGGTTCGCCAACAAGGACCGCTGCACCGGCCCCGAGTTCGACCAGTGGGGTCGGACCCAGCCGGACTACGACGTGCGCAACAAGGAAGAGGTCTGCTACTCCGACATCCAGCACCTCTGGATCGGGCGCGACGTCGACCGGCACGTCTTCCCCTACGTGCACGGCAGCATCACCCCCAAGGGCGTCCTGGTCGGCGGGGTGGTCGAGTACCCGGTGCTGACCGGCCTGCTGATCTGGGGCGGCGCGATCTTCGCGCACAACGACGCCGAGTTCCTGCTGTTCTCCGCGCTGCTGATGGCCCCGTTCGGGCTGGCCACCGGCTGGCTGCTGGGCAAGCTGGCCCGCTGGCGCGCGCTGCTGTGGGCGGTCGGCCCGCCGCTCGTGCTGTACGCGTACCACAACTGGGACCTGCCGGTGGTGTTCTGCGCGGTCGCGGCGGCGTACGTGGTGCAGCGCGGCTGGGGGCGCAGGGGCGCGGACCGGCCGCTGCTGGACCGGGCGCTGGTCGCGTCCGTGCTGCTGGGGCTCGGGTTCGCGTTCAAGATCTACCCGGCGATCTTCGTGCTGCCGCTGGCGCTGCACGTGCTGACCGCGCAGCGCGGCCGGTACGACGTGGTGGGCGCGGTGAAGGTGGCGCTCGCGTCGATCGTGACGGTCGTGGTGGTGAACCTGCCGTTCGCGATCTTCGGCCTGGAGGGCTGGAAGGCGTCGTTCGCGTTCCAGGGGATGCGGCGGGTGGACATCACCACCAACTCCGTCTGGTACTGGTCGATGCGCCCGTTCATGAGCGACGACGCGATGCAGGCGATCGTCGGGGTGCTGTCGCCGATGACGATGCTGATCTCGTTCGGCCTGGCCTGCTGGATCGGCTGGCTGCGCTTCACCCGCGAGGGCGTCTACCCGTGGATCCCGGTCTCGGCGGCGATGCTGTGCGGGTTCCTGCTGCTGCACAAGGTGCACTCGCCGCAGTACACGCTGTGGCTGGTGCCGATGCTGGTGCTCATGCGGGTGCCGCTGACCTGGACGTTCGCCTACTTCGCCGCGGACCTGGCGATGGGCATCGGGATCTTCCGCTGGTACTACGCCATCGAGCAGGGGCAGCCGTCGGGCATCTACGACGGGTTCTCCGCGCAGGCCGTGGTGATCGGCGTGTGGGGCCGGGCCGCGCTGCTGGTCGCGCTGTTCTACCTGTTCCTCAAGTCGGACGTGGTGCCGTCCGCCCGCGAGCGGGTCGCCAACCACCTCGCGCCGTCGCCACCGCCGTCGCCCGCGCAGACCTGA
- a CDS encoding deoxyribonuclease IV, which translates to MRIGAHVRDDDPLAAAAERGAEVVQFFLSDPQSWKAPGAHQHARALKDSELDVFVHAPYLINVASLNNRVRIPSRKAVVQHAARAAEVGALGLIVHGGHVTKDDDPDDGIANWRKLFERQVDEGGFGVPILIENTAGGDNAMARSFDRLGRLWDAVGEFGAGFCLDTCHAFAAGEDLVGVVERVKALTGRIDLVHLNNSRDEFGSSRDRHANVESGKIDPEQLVAVCASAGAPVLVETPGDGQAADIAYLREHLAR; encoded by the coding sequence ATGCGCATCGGGGCTCACGTCCGAGACGACGATCCGCTCGCCGCCGCCGCCGAGCGCGGGGCCGAGGTGGTCCAGTTCTTCCTCAGCGACCCGCAGAGCTGGAAGGCCCCCGGGGCGCACCAGCACGCGCGGGCGCTCAAGGACTCCGAGCTCGACGTCTTCGTGCACGCCCCGTACCTGATCAACGTGGCCTCGCTGAACAACCGCGTCCGCATCCCGTCCCGCAAGGCGGTGGTGCAGCACGCGGCGCGCGCGGCCGAGGTCGGCGCGCTGGGGCTGATCGTGCACGGCGGGCACGTCACCAAGGACGACGACCCGGACGACGGCATCGCCAACTGGCGCAAGCTGTTCGAGCGGCAGGTCGACGAGGGCGGCTTCGGGGTGCCGATCCTGATCGAGAACACGGCGGGCGGCGACAACGCCATGGCCCGCTCGTTCGACCGCCTCGGCAGGCTGTGGGACGCGGTGGGCGAGTTCGGCGCGGGGTTCTGCCTGGACACCTGCCACGCGTTCGCCGCCGGTGAGGACCTGGTCGGCGTCGTGGAGCGGGTCAAGGCGCTCACCGGCCGGATCGACCTGGTGCACCTGAACAACTCCCGCGACGAGTTCGGCTCGTCCAGGGACCGGCACGCGAACGTCGAATCGGGCAAGATCGACCCCGAGCAGCTCGTCGCGGTGTGCGCCTCGGCGGGCGCGCCGGTCCTGGTGGAGACGCCCGGTGACGGCCAGGCGGCCGACATCGCCTACCTCCGCGAGCACCTGGCCCGATGA
- the rpsF gene encoding 30S ribosomal protein S6: MRHYEVMVILDPSLDERTVAPSLDTFLNVIRTAGGNVEKVDVWGKRRLSFEINKSAEGIYAVLDLLSTPEAVKELDRQLGLQETVLRTKVLRREPAKAAKAAAKAAAKAAAKAKA, from the coding sequence ATGCGTCATTACGAAGTGATGGTCATCCTCGACCCCAGTCTCGACGAGCGCACGGTCGCGCCCTCGCTCGACACGTTCCTCAACGTCATCCGCACCGCGGGTGGCAACGTCGAGAAGGTCGACGTCTGGGGCAAGCGCAGGCTGAGCTTCGAGATCAACAAGAGCGCCGAGGGCATCTACGCCGTCCTCGACCTCCTCTCGACGCCCGAGGCCGTGAAGGAGCTGGACCGCCAGCTGGGTCTGCAGGAGACGGTGCTGCGCACCAAGGTCCTGCGCCGCGAGCCCGCGAAGGCCGCCAAGGCCGCTGCCAAGGCAGCAGCGAAGGCCGCCGCGAAGGCCAAGGCCTGA
- a CDS encoding single-stranded DNA-binding protein gives MAGETTITVVGNLTSDPELRFTQSGAAVAGFTVASTPRTFDRQSGEWKDGEALFLRCNVWRQVAENVAETLTRGSRVIVTGRLRQRSFETKEGEKRTVVELEVDEIGPSLRYATAKVNKVSRGDGGGGGYGGGQQQSRGGGGGAPADDPWGSAPPAGSGGGFADEPPF, from the coding sequence ATGGCAGGCGAGACGACGATCACGGTGGTCGGGAACCTGACCTCCGATCCGGAACTGCGCTTCACCCAGTCCGGTGCGGCGGTGGCCGGTTTCACGGTCGCCTCCACCCCGCGCACCTTCGACCGCCAGTCCGGCGAGTGGAAGGACGGCGAGGCGCTCTTCCTCCGCTGCAACGTGTGGCGCCAGGTCGCGGAGAACGTGGCCGAGACGTTGACCCGCGGTTCGCGGGTGATCGTCACGGGCAGGCTCCGCCAGCGCTCCTTCGAGACGAAGGAGGGCGAGAAGCGCACCGTCGTGGAGCTGGAGGTCGACGAGATCGGCCCCTCGCTGCGCTACGCGACCGCGAAGGTCAACAAGGTGAGCCGAGGTGACGGCGGTGGTGGCGGCTACGGCGGCGGCCAGCAGCAGTCCCGCGGTGGCGGCGGTGGCGCCCCTGCCGACGACCCCTGGGGCTCCGCGCCCCCGGCGGGTTCCGGCGGCGGTTTCGCCGACGAGCCTCCCTTCTAG
- the rpsR gene encoding 30S ribosomal protein S18: MAKPPVRKPKKKVCAFCKDKNANLIDYKDTTLLRKYISDRGKIRARRVTGNCSQHQRDVAVAVKNAREMALLPYTSTAR, encoded by the coding sequence ATGGCCAAGCCGCCTGTGCGCAAGCCCAAGAAGAAGGTCTGCGCGTTCTGCAAGGACAAGAACGCCAACCTGATCGACTACAAGGACACCACCCTGCTCCGGAAGTACATCTCGGACCGGGGCAAGATCCGCGCTCGTCGGGTCACCGGCAACTGCAGCCAGCACCAGCGCGACGTCGCCGTCGCGGTGAAGAACGCCCGCGAGATGGCGCTGCTGCCCTACACCTCGACCGCTCGCTAA
- the rplI gene encoding 50S ribosomal protein L9, which produces MKLILTADVSGLGGPGDIVEVKDGYGRNYLLPRGLAILATKGAAKQVEVIRRAQETRRVRDLDHAKEIKASLEGLGSVSLKAKAASGSKKLFGSVTSSDVVSAVRAAGGPALDKRSVDLAGHIKTLGKHSVTVRLHPEVTVSLPVEVSSVG; this is translated from the coding sequence GTGAAGCTCATCCTCACCGCTGATGTCAGCGGCCTCGGTGGCCCCGGCGACATCGTCGAGGTCAAGGACGGCTACGGCCGCAACTACCTGCTGCCCCGCGGCCTGGCGATCCTCGCCACCAAGGGCGCGGCGAAGCAGGTCGAGGTCATCCGCCGCGCGCAGGAGACCCGTCGCGTCCGCGACCTGGACCACGCGAAGGAGATCAAGGCCTCCCTGGAGGGCTTGGGCTCGGTCTCGCTGAAGGCCAAGGCCGCCTCGGGCTCCAAGAAGCTGTTCGGCTCCGTCACCTCGTCCGACGTCGTGTCCGCGGTTCGCGCCGCGGGTGGCCCGGCGCTGGACAAGCGGTCCGTGGACCTGGCGGGCCACATCAAGACCCTGGGCAAGCACTCGGTCACCGTCCGACTGCACCCCGAGGTCACCGTGTCGCTGCCCGTCGAGGTCTCCTCGGTCGGCTGA